A stretch of the uncultured Cohaesibacter sp. genome encodes the following:
- a CDS encoding metal-sensing transcriptional repressor — translation MSQSDSVTPHRHASHPAIAKRLKRAGGHLTHVIDMIEKHQGCADIAQQLHAVEKAIASAKRQLIQDHIDHCLEGSVAMDETVRAATLADFKLIAKYL, via the coding sequence ATGTCGCAAAGCGATTCAGTCACACCGCACCGACACGCCAGTCATCCGGCAATTGCCAAGCGACTGAAACGGGCTGGGGGCCACCTCACCCATGTCATCGACATGATTGAAAAGCATCAAGGCTGCGCGGATATTGCCCAGCAGTTGCATGCGGTTGAAAAAGCCATCGCCAGCGCCAAGCGGCAACTGATTCAGGACCATATTGACCATTGTCTTGAGGGCAGTGTCGCCATGGATGAAACCGTGCGTGCGGCCACCCTCGCCGACTTCAAATTAATCGCCAAATATCTCTGA
- a CDS encoding MFS transporter yields MLQILQIPAFRHMFSAQIVALLGTGLSTVALGLLAYDLTGGEASMVLGVVFGIKMVAYVGIAPIAGAFAGFVPRRKLLVGLDCVRALVACLLPFVGEVWQIFVLIFVMQAASAAFTPTFQATLPDILPQEKDYTRALSLSRLAYDLESIITPTLAALVLLVASYHELFYGTAIGFIGSGLLILSVALPKPKCDGKRRSIYERTTRGIRIYLKTPRLQGLLALCMVVAAIGAMVLVNSVVLVQAVLGLDEIYLPFTIGAFGLGSMAMALILPRLLDDIPDRLAMMSGATMMVVALTCLGLAAWTGLFVWAVLLVCWFVIGAGYSAVLTPSGRLLQRSSHEEDRPAIFAAQFALSHACWLICYPLAGFLQTSFGAAVASSVLAVIGLVSLMIARQLWPAGAMRAPYHTHPDLPHDHPHLQDIDHAHGHAHIFVIDDHHMQWPHMKS; encoded by the coding sequence ATGCTTCAGATTCTGCAAATTCCTGCCTTTCGGCACATGTTTTCAGCCCAGATCGTCGCCTTGTTGGGCACCGGGCTTTCGACGGTCGCGCTGGGCTTGCTGGCTTATGATCTGACGGGAGGGGAAGCCTCAATGGTGCTGGGCGTGGTGTTTGGCATCAAGATGGTGGCCTATGTGGGCATTGCGCCCATTGCAGGCGCCTTTGCCGGATTTGTGCCGCGGCGCAAATTGCTGGTCGGGCTCGACTGCGTTCGGGCGTTGGTCGCCTGCCTGTTGCCCTTTGTCGGTGAGGTCTGGCAGATCTTTGTGCTGATCTTTGTGATGCAAGCCGCATCGGCTGCGTTCACGCCAACATTTCAGGCGACGCTGCCTGATATATTGCCCCAAGAGAAAGACTATACGCGTGCATTGTCCCTGTCGCGACTGGCCTATGACCTTGAAAGCATCATCACCCCGACGCTGGCTGCGCTTGTGCTGCTTGTTGCGAGCTATCACGAGCTGTTCTATGGCACGGCTATCGGCTTCATCGGCTCTGGTCTGTTGATCCTGTCCGTTGCTCTGCCCAAACCAAAGTGCGACGGCAAGCGCCGATCCATCTATGAACGCACGACCCGGGGCATTCGGATCTATTTGAAGACCCCTCGCCTTCAAGGCCTGTTGGCCCTGTGCATGGTGGTGGCGGCGATTGGCGCGATGGTGTTGGTCAATAGCGTTGTGCTGGTACAGGCAGTGTTGGGGCTTGATGAAATCTATCTGCCCTTCACCATCGGCGCTTTCGGGCTTGGATCGATGGCGATGGCGCTGATCCTGCCTCGGTTGCTCGATGACATCCCTGACCGGTTGGCGATGATGAGCGGCGCAACCATGATGGTGGTGGCCCTCACCTGCCTTGGCCTTGCCGCGTGGACTGGATTGTTTGTCTGGGCTGTGCTGCTGGTCTGCTGGTTCGTGATAGGGGCTGGCTATTCGGCGGTCCTGACACCATCGGGGCGCTTGTTGCAACGCTCTTCGCATGAAGAGGACCGTCCGGCCATCTTTGCTGCCCAATTCGCACTATCCCACGCCTGCTGGCTGATCTGCTATCCGCTGGCGGGCTTCCTGCAAACAAGCTTTGGCGCTGCGGTGGCAAGTTCGGTTCTGGCGGTGATTGGACTTGTCAGCCTGATGATCGCGCGTCAGCTCTGGCCAGCGGGCGCCATGCGGGCACCCTACCATACCCATCCGGACTTGCCGCACGATCACCCGCATTTGCAGGATATCGACCACGCGCACGGCCATGCCCATATCTTCGTGATCGACGATCATCACATGCAGTGGCCGCATATGAAGTCGTAG
- a CDS encoding sugar phosphate isomerase/epimerase family protein, with translation MSYLPILGAALKYDHVDALKDWIFEKNRTLELQDFCAVDVVDEEQDDLITAYKTLLEGYEGDFGIHGPFFSLNIAATDPLIQNVVQVRLLDAINKCEKLGATHMVVHSPFTFWHSLNFANFGFLRDEMLEAANTILEPVLNRAENIGCTLMLENCDDAHPAYRSQLVMHMNSPNFKLSIDTGHAQLAHGQYKAPPVTDFITMAGDLLGHVHLQDADGYADRHWHPGEGTLPWGAIFNTLNKINANPRLLLEVREREHLLPQTVKRLEALNLAQ, from the coding sequence ATGTCATACTTGCCTATTCTGGGTGCCGCTCTGAAATATGATCATGTCGATGCACTCAAGGACTGGATTTTCGAGAAGAACCGCACCCTCGAATTGCAGGATTTCTGCGCGGTGGACGTGGTTGATGAAGAGCAGGATGATCTGATCACTGCTTACAAGACCCTGCTGGAGGGGTATGAGGGAGACTTCGGTATTCATGGCCCGTTTTTCAGTCTCAATATCGCAGCGACCGACCCGCTGATTCAGAATGTCGTTCAGGTGCGTCTGCTTGATGCGATCAACAAATGCGAAAAGCTTGGCGCGACCCACATGGTCGTTCATAGCCCCTTCACCTTCTGGCATTCGCTCAATTTTGCCAATTTTGGCTTCCTGCGGGATGAGATGCTCGAGGCAGCCAACACCATCCTTGAGCCAGTGTTGAACCGGGCTGAGAATATCGGCTGCACCTTGATGCTGGAAAACTGTGATGACGCCCATCCCGCCTACCGCAGCCAGTTGGTGATGCACATGAATAGCCCCAACTTCAAGCTGTCAATCGATACCGGCCATGCCCAATTGGCCCATGGCCAATACAAGGCCCCGCCGGTCACTGACTTCATCACCATGGCGGGTGATCTGTTGGGCCATGTCCATTTGCAGGATGCTGACGGCTATGCCGATCGCCATTGGCATCCCGGCGAGGGCACCCTGCCTTGGGGCGCAATCTTCAACACCCTGAACAAGATCAATGCCAACCCACGCCTGCTGCTTGAAGTGCGTGAACGCGAGCACCTGCTGCCCCAGACCGTCAAGCGGCTTGAAGCTCTCAATCTGGCGCAATAA
- a CDS encoding GNAT family N-acetyltransferase, with the protein MAMKIRGYRPEDYETLYDICVQTGAAGKNATSLFNNPELLGDIYVGPYLRLASSMIFVAEDEEGVAGYVLGVLDSEDWANRLEQDWWPSLRARYPLDPVKEADLMVADRDCLDAIHNPHQTPPEIVARYPAHIHLNLLPRLQGKGVGGIMLKRWFDIAIHHGVRSVHLGVSTHNRRGIAFWQKHGFERLKVADSDDQTLWMGRDLP; encoded by the coding sequence ATGGCTATGAAAATTCGCGGCTATCGGCCCGAGGATTACGAAACCCTCTATGATATCTGCGTGCAAACCGGGGCGGCGGGCAAGAATGCGACAAGTCTGTTCAACAATCCTGAGCTGCTTGGTGATATCTATGTCGGCCCCTATTTGCGTCTTGCCAGCTCAATGATTTTTGTTGCCGAAGACGAAGAAGGGGTCGCGGGTTATGTGCTCGGCGTTCTGGATAGCGAGGATTGGGCAAACCGCTTGGAACAGGACTGGTGGCCCAGCCTGCGCGCGCGCTACCCGCTCGATCCGGTAAAAGAAGCGGACCTGATGGTCGCCGACCGCGACTGTCTTGACGCCATTCACAACCCGCATCAGACCCCACCTGAAATCGTTGCCCGTTATCCCGCTCATATCCATTTGAACCTCTTGCCACGCCTTCAAGGCAAAGGCGTGGGCGGTATCATGCTCAAGCGCTGGTTCGACATTGCCATTCATCATGGCGTCCGGTCCGTCCATCTTGGCGTCAGCACGCACAATCGGCGCGGCATTGCCTTCTGGCAGAAGCATGGCTTTGAACGCCTCAAGGTCGCTGACAGCGACGATCAAACCCTCTGGATGGGACGCGATCTGCCCTGA
- a CDS encoding phosphodiesterase: protein MIKNPNALKFIHLTDPHVAARDGLVYGRCPAERLRAAIDSINMDHDNADFVVITGDLTHHGDIDAYDVFARELRRLSVPSHLLVGNHDDARAFAYQFPETQRCEHGFIQGSKRTPFGLCLFLDTSEKGSAKGLYCDKRRNWLSNALRETDGPVMLFMHHPPFAIGIPNTDDSRLQDSDAFWQVLTPHKERIRHIFVGHAHRVMFGNWRGISISGMRGLNHQVMLELDREPSGQGGNFESPAYGIVLADAEQVMVHMHDFMDRSARFVF, encoded by the coding sequence GTGATTAAAAACCCAAATGCACTGAAATTCATTCATTTGACGGACCCGCACGTGGCCGCGCGGGATGGTCTTGTTTATGGCCGTTGTCCCGCCGAGCGATTGCGAGCAGCCATCGACAGCATCAATATGGACCACGACAACGCGGATTTTGTCGTCATTACCGGGGACCTGACCCATCACGGGGATATTGATGCTTATGACGTCTTTGCCCGCGAGTTGCGTCGCCTGTCTGTGCCGTCGCATTTGCTGGTAGGCAATCATGATGACGCCCGGGCCTTTGCCTATCAGTTTCCTGAAACCCAGCGCTGCGAGCATGGCTTCATTCAAGGCTCAAAGCGCACTCCCTTTGGGCTTTGCCTGTTTTTGGATACCAGTGAAAAAGGCTCTGCCAAAGGCCTTTATTGTGACAAGCGGCGCAATTGGCTGTCCAACGCGCTTAGGGAAACCGATGGACCGGTAATGCTTTTCATGCATCATCCGCCTTTTGCAATCGGCATTCCGAACACCGACGACAGCAGGTTGCAGGATAGCGATGCCTTCTGGCAGGTGCTGACCCCGCATAAAGAGCGCATTCGGCATATTTTTGTCGGCCATGCCCATCGGGTGATGTTTGGCAACTGGCGGGGCATATCGATCTCAGGCATGCGCGGCCTAAATCATCAGGTGATGCTGGAACTCGACCGTGAGCCGTCCGGTCAGGGCGGCAATTTTGAATCTCCGGCCTATGGCATCGTGCTGGCGGATGCGGAACAGGTGATGGTGCATATGCATGACTTCATGGACCGTTCTGCGCGCTTTGTCTTCTGA
- a CDS encoding helix-turn-helix domain-containing protein encodes MNKAPDQTGIIQIAVIAFDGISPFHLWVPTTVFGRVYETGGRYQVTICAERAGPIQTADGLTLTVPHGIDPVAKATAGDMVIVPTWPDIDRKPSPTLISCLQAAHQRGATLVGLCLGAFVLAEAGLLDGKRATTHWAYADAFVERYPAVTCEPHRLYADEGDVVTSAGVAAGLDCCLYLMRKQIGVEAANHTARNLVVSPHREGGQAQYIERPVPKDLGESRVADVMAMIRKSLREPHSIDTAAASARMSRRSFTRHFANHTGTSFTQWLLAERLALSQLLLESTSLSMEAVAYEAGFGSVISLRHHFRQTFGLPPGAWRKQFKGAS; translated from the coding sequence ATGAACAAAGCACCTGACCAGACCGGTATCATCCAGATCGCCGTCATCGCCTTTGATGGCATCAGCCCATTTCACCTCTGGGTGCCGACAACGGTCTTTGGCCGTGTCTATGAAACGGGCGGTCGCTATCAGGTAACGATTTGTGCGGAACGAGCCGGCCCGATCCAAACCGCAGATGGCCTGACCCTGACGGTGCCCCATGGCATTGATCCGGTTGCCAAAGCCACGGCAGGGGATATGGTCATCGTCCCCACATGGCCGGATATAGACAGAAAGCCTTCCCCGACGCTCATCAGCTGCTTGCAAGCGGCCCATCAAAGGGGCGCTACCCTTGTGGGCCTCTGCCTTGGAGCTTTCGTTTTGGCAGAAGCAGGCTTGCTCGATGGCAAGCGGGCCACCACGCACTGGGCCTATGCTGACGCCTTCGTGGAACGTTACCCCGCTGTCACATGCGAACCCCACCGGCTCTATGCCGACGAGGGCGATGTTGTGACCTCGGCAGGCGTGGCTGCCGGGCTTGATTGCTGTCTTTACCTGATGCGCAAGCAGATCGGCGTTGAGGCTGCCAATCACACCGCCCGCAATCTGGTTGTCTCGCCCCATCGCGAGGGTGGGCAGGCACAATATATCGAGCGGCCAGTGCCAAAGGATCTTGGTGAAAGCCGGGTGGCGGACGTCATGGCAATGATCCGCAAATCTCTGAGGGAACCGCACAGCATCGACACGGCTGCAGCCAGTGCCCGGATGAGCCGCCGCTCCTTCACCCGCCATTTTGCCAATCACACCGGCACCAGCTTTACCCAATGGCTGCTGGCCGAACGGCTGGCGCTCAGCCAGTTGCTGCTGGAAAGCACCAGCCTCAGCATGGAGGCGGTGGCCTATGAAGCGGGCTTTGGCAGCGTGATCTCGTTGCGCCATCATTTCCGGCAGACATTTGGATTGCCGCCGGGGGCATGGCGCAAGCAATTCAAGGGGGCGTCATAA
- a CDS encoding isochorismatase family protein has translation MTQSTRPSNRALILIDIQNDYFDGFAFPLWQAEETLERILEAVTRAKAEGLPILLIQHVADASKGSAPFFNQGTEGVAIHPRLMEAVGDGIVVQKQFADGFLETELGTRLETLGVQELLIGGMMTQNCVTHTAISPLASDYDVTVLSDLSTSVSEMIHKIALNAIAPRLSITASTELF, from the coding sequence ATGACCCAATCGACCCGGCCTTCCAACCGCGCCCTTATTCTGATCGACATTCAGAACGACTATTTTGACGGCTTTGCCTTTCCTCTTTGGCAAGCGGAAGAGACGCTTGAACGCATTCTGGAAGCGGTGACGCGCGCCAAGGCGGAAGGACTGCCAATCCTCCTCATTCAGCATGTGGCAGATGCCAGTAAAGGCTCTGCCCCGTTTTTCAATCAAGGCACCGAAGGGGTGGCTATTCATCCGCGCCTCATGGAAGCGGTCGGGGATGGGATCGTTGTTCAAAAGCAGTTTGCGGACGGCTTTCTTGAGACCGAACTCGGCACCCGCCTTGAAACGCTTGGGGTACAGGAGCTGCTGATCGGCGGTATGATGACCCAGAATTGCGTCACCCATACTGCAATCTCGCCTTTGGCCAGTGACTATGACGTGACCGTCCTGTCGGACCTTTCCACCAGCGTCAGCGAGATGATCCATAAAATCGCACTCAACGCCATTGCGCCAAGATTGTCCATTACGGCATCAACCGAGCTTTTTTGA
- a CDS encoding SDR family oxidoreductase, with translation MKLALFGASGKVGRNLTRQALAAGHQVTALVRSLDGDLPEHANLTLVVGDVLNSEDVAKVVKGQDAVLIALGAPLGNKDGIRTKGTARIVKAMKEASVARLICLSGFGAGESRSALPWLYRYVIMPLILRHVYADHEKQEVIVKQSALDWTLVRPTNYIDGPQTENYRIDFKTVEKGMKFKITHADVAHFMLSQTSDHRFLHAAPAVTS, from the coding sequence GTGAAACTCGCCCTCTTCGGTGCCAGCGGCAAAGTAGGCCGCAATCTGACCCGCCAAGCCCTTGCTGCTGGCCATCAAGTGACCGCTCTGGTCCGGTCACTTGATGGCGATTTGCCAGAGCATGCAAACCTGACCCTCGTTGTTGGAGACGTGCTCAATTCAGAAGATGTGGCCAAAGTGGTCAAAGGACAGGATGCGGTGCTGATTGCGCTTGGTGCACCTTTGGGCAACAAGGACGGCATACGCACAAAGGGCACCGCGCGCATCGTCAAGGCAATGAAAGAGGCCTCCGTTGCGCGGCTCATTTGTTTGTCAGGCTTTGGGGCTGGAGAAAGCAGGAGCGCTCTGCCATGGCTCTATCGCTACGTCATCATGCCCCTCATCTTGCGTCATGTTTACGCTGACCATGAAAAGCAGGAGGTCATCGTCAAGCAGAGCGCTCTTGATTGGACATTGGTTCGCCCGACCAACTATATCGACGGCCCACAAACTGAAAATTACCGTATCGATTTCAAAACCGTTGAAAAGGGAATGAAATTCAAGATCACACACGCCGACGTCGCTCACTTCATGCTGTCCCAGACCTCCGATCATCGTTTCCTGCATGCCGCCCCCGCAGTCACATCGTGA
- a CDS encoding TetR/AcrR family transcriptional regulator: MSSEKSDTRRKILEACLALLEEGAGSRIRMSDIAKRAGVSRQALYLHFQSRGELIIAATLLQDEREGAQERLTASREATSGRARLSAFVQAWCGYIPVIYPVARTILYLAETDNEVASAWTQRMEDMREGCEAAIAALSRDGDLPEPFDVACATDLLWSLLSVRQWELLCQQRGWSQESYAREMEAAALRLFCKEETSRP; this comes from the coding sequence ATGTCAAGTGAGAAAAGCGATACCAGACGCAAGATTCTGGAAGCCTGTCTTGCCCTGCTCGAAGAAGGAGCCGGCAGCAGGATCCGTATGTCCGACATTGCCAAACGCGCAGGCGTATCCCGTCAGGCGCTCTATCTGCATTTTCAAAGTCGGGGGGAGCTGATCATTGCAGCAACCTTGCTGCAGGATGAAAGGGAAGGTGCGCAAGAGCGGCTGACTGCAAGCCGAGAAGCGACATCCGGACGCGCGCGCCTGTCGGCCTTTGTGCAGGCCTGGTGCGGCTATATTCCGGTCATCTATCCAGTGGCACGAACCATTCTTTATCTGGCAGAAACGGACAACGAAGTCGCCAGCGCATGGACGCAACGGATGGAAGACATGCGCGAGGGATGTGAAGCGGCCATTGCCGCCCTGTCGCGGGATGGGGATTTGCCTGAGCCGTTTGATGTGGCTTGCGCCACTGACCTTTTGTGGTCACTGCTATCGGTGCGGCAATGGGAATTGCTCTGCCAGCAGCGTGGCTGGTCACAAGAAAGCTATGCCAGAGAAATGGAGGCTGCGGCCCTGCGCCTTTTCTGCAAGGAGGAAACAAGCCGCCCCTAA
- a CDS encoding tellurite resistance TerB family protein, which translates to MFDASKLISEFLGAGGLTSGTQRGTNAGGDLLQQGKNYLSNNAGGIGGGALAGGVAGYMMGSKKGRKMAKKAATYGGLALVAGLAYKAYSDYQGKKAGVPVVDGNVGSEGKTIPATMHAPHGTNPQLTHIPVVPIGSRFEVNELTERAAGFGATLVSAMIAAAKADGQIDADEHKAIFAKIEELDLSVEEKGFLFDQLNKPLDIDSLVAQVRTKEQAVEVYIASLMAIDPDTPSEQAYLTMLAARLDIEPDLTSHIHATVLAAGDE; encoded by the coding sequence ATGTTTGACGCATCAAAGTTGATCAGTGAATTTCTTGGCGCCGGCGGCCTGACATCCGGAACACAGCGTGGAACAAATGCCGGTGGCGATCTGTTGCAGCAGGGCAAGAACTATCTGAGCAACAATGCGGGTGGCATCGGTGGCGGCGCACTGGCTGGCGGCGTTGCAGGATATATGATGGGGTCAAAGAAGGGCCGCAAAATGGCCAAGAAGGCCGCAACCTATGGCGGCCTGGCGTTGGTGGCCGGTCTCGCTTACAAGGCTTATTCCGATTATCAGGGCAAGAAAGCAGGCGTTCCGGTGGTTGATGGCAATGTCGGATCGGAAGGCAAGACCATTCCGGCCACGATGCATGCACCCCATGGCACCAATCCGCAGCTAACCCATATTCCGGTGGTGCCGATTGGCTCGCGGTTTGAAGTCAATGAACTGACTGAGCGCGCCGCAGGCTTTGGAGCGACCCTTGTCAGCGCGATGATCGCTGCCGCCAAAGCCGACGGCCAGATTGATGCCGATGAACATAAGGCCATTTTTGCGAAAATCGAGGAACTGGACTTGAGCGTTGAAGAGAAGGGGTTCTTGTTTGACCAGCTGAACAAGCCGCTCGACATAGACTCTCTCGTCGCTCAGGTCCGGACGAAAGAGCAGGCGGTCGAGGTATATATTGCCTCTCTGATGGCAATTGACCCCGACACGCCGTCCGAGCAGGCCTATCTGACAATGCTGGCGGCACGCCTTGACATCGAGCCAGATCTTACCAGCCATATTCACGCAACCGTCTTGGCGGCAGGCGACGAATAG
- a CDS encoding N-acetyltransferase family protein, whose translation MKIRPAIAADAPTITVIYNDLVNTSTAVWKTKLYTIEDRTAWIKARNDNGFPVLVAELPDGHVAGFATYGPWRDGDGYCHTVEHSVHVASDCRGQGIGKALLAALIDYAKGTDLHVLIAGIEAENHASISLHAKLGFTQCGTMHEVGTKFGRWLDLTIMQLTLPGAGTAS comes from the coding sequence ATGAAGATAAGACCCGCCATTGCGGCAGATGCCCCCACCATCACAGTCATCTATAATGATCTGGTCAATACCAGCACCGCAGTCTGGAAGACCAAGCTTTATACCATTGAGGATCGCACTGCCTGGATCAAGGCGCGCAATGACAACGGCTTCCCGGTTCTGGTTGCTGAATTGCCCGATGGTCACGTCGCAGGCTTTGCCACTTATGGCCCCTGGCGGGACGGTGACGGCTATTGCCACACGGTGGAGCATAGTGTTCATGTGGCATCTGACTGTCGCGGGCAGGGGATTGGCAAGGCTTTGCTGGCGGCACTGATCGATTATGCCAAAGGCACCGATTTGCATGTTCTGATCGCGGGAATCGAAGCCGAAAACCACGCCTCCATCAGTCTCCACGCCAAACTCGGATTCACGCAATGCGGCACCATGCATGAAGTCGGCACCAAATTCGGCCGCTGGCTGGACCTCACGATCATGCAGTTGACGCTGCCCGGAGCTGGCACAGCAAGTTAG
- a CDS encoding helix-turn-helix domain-containing protein produces the protein MGDLERGEQGAVESLQNDKNDISVTESLPGAVGPAGATAPQAPDLSELGQLVREARKKKGWTLEETGRHAGIGRSTLSKIENGQTSPGFEIVRRLTRSLELETPNLFLQSGTSDLSGRRDVTRMGEGEPKVTATYSHELLCNELTSKSMLPYISTIKARDISDFGDWIRHRGEEFMYVLSGELELHTEHYRPLAMKAGDSVYYDSGMGHCCVSISKQDAVVLWVSLER, from the coding sequence ATGGGTGATCTGGAACGTGGCGAGCAAGGTGCTGTTGAAAGCCTGCAAAATGATAAAAATGATATCAGCGTTACCGAAAGCCTGCCCGGCGCGGTCGGCCCAGCCGGGGCCACAGCACCGCAGGCGCCAGACCTTAGTGAGTTGGGCCAATTGGTGCGCGAGGCTCGCAAGAAAAAGGGCTGGACGCTGGAGGAAACCGGCCGCCATGCAGGCATTGGTCGCTCTACCCTGTCAAAAATCGAAAATGGCCAGACCAGCCCCGGCTTTGAAATCGTCCGCCGCCTTACCCGCTCACTGGAGCTGGAAACCCCGAACCTCTTTCTGCAATCGGGAACCAGCGATCTGTCCGGTCGCCGTGACGTGACTCGCATGGGTGAGGGGGAGCCAAAAGTAACCGCGACCTACAGCCATGAATTGCTGTGCAATGAGTTGACCAGCAAATCAATGCTGCCCTATATCAGCACCATCAAGGCGCGGGATATCTCTGATTTCGGCGACTGGATTCGGCATCGCGGCGAGGAATTCATGTATGTTCTGTCCGGCGAGCTGGAACTGCATACTGAGCATTATCGACCGCTAGCGATGAAAGCCGGCGACAGCGTTTATTATGACAGCGGCATGGGCCACTGCTGTGTTTCCATCAGCAAACAGGACGCCGTTGTTCTATGGGTGAGTTTGGAAAGATGA